The Narcine bancroftii isolate sNarBan1 chromosome 8, sNarBan1.hap1, whole genome shotgun sequence region CAGAGAATGCCTTGCTCCCTCTCATTCCACCATCTTCTGTTCACAGGGTTATGAAAGTGGTGCGCTTCCAGGTAGGAAGCAGACAACGCCACGTTGTGGTCTGACACTCCAACTGCATTCCTCGAGACCATAGTATCAGCCAGCTTTATTGGTGGATTAGGAACGCGGGGATCACCACACAGAGAAATCCTACACCTGTTGAGTGTATGAACTGGACTTCATTCGATTGGCTTAAATGGAGGGTCATATGACCAGCGATATTGCAGATAAAACACTCCAGAGTGGAGTGTGCAGTGAGGTGGGGCTTTCTGTGGACTTGCTGGAAACTCATCACTGTGCTCACACTGGGGAGAGTCTGTTCCCCTGTTCTGAgtgtggggagggatttgccAGTTCTGATGCACTGCTGCAACACCAGTGTGTCCCCACGAGGGGGAGCTCATTCATCTGCTCAGACTGTGGGAAGAGCTTTCAAACCTCCAAGGACCTGGAGAAGCACGGGTGTGTTCCCCCTGGGGAGAGTCTGTTCACCTGCCGCGTGTGTGGGAAGGGATTCACCCAGTCCTCCAGCCTCCTGCAGCACCAGAGCATTCACTCAGTGGAGAAACGCTTTAAATGCTGTATGTGCGGAAAGGGGTTCTCTCAATCCTCACACCTGCTACAACACCAGAGaattcactccaaggagaaaccgttcacctgctctgtgtgcgggaaggggttctctcagttCTCGCGACTGCAgatacaccagcgggttcacactggggagaaaccgttcacctgttCCCTGTGTGGAATCAGATTCACTGagtcctccaacctgctgaggCACCGGAGAGTTCACACTGGAGAGAGACCATTCACTTgttccctgtgtgggaaggggttctctcgatCCTCACACCTGCTGAGGCATCAGATcattcacaccggggagaaaccgttcacctgctctcTGTGCGGAAAGGGGTTCTCTCAGTCCTCCGGCTTGCGGGTACACCAGAggattcacactggggagaaaccgttcacctgctccacgtgtgggaaggggttctctcgatACTTGCACCTGCAACAACACCAGAGaatccacactggggagaaaccgttcacctgctctcTGTGCGGAAAGGGGTTTTCTCAGCCTTCCAGCGTGCgggcacaccagcgggttcacactggggagaaaccgttcacttGCTCCacgtgtgggaaggggttctctcgatCCTCATACCTGCGACAACACCAGAGCATTCACACTGGAGAGGAACTGTTCACCTGCTCTCTGTGTGGAAAGGGGTTTTCTCAGTCCTCCAGCCTGTGGGCTCACCAacaggttcacactggggagagactATCCCCCTGTTTGGGAAGGGGTTCTCTTAGTCTTCGCCCTGCTGGTACAAAGAGAGAGAAGCTGAAAAGTGAAAGAGGAAGAGGGCTCAGAAGGAGTGAGAGGTTAGCAACAATGAGGCAGAGGATATGACAGTGGAGATCAGACAATGGTGACTGAGGCCGATGTGAAGAGGGAGGTGAGTGCTCTGTCCGCTAAATGGACTGACGGGGAGTGACAGCAACCCCTGTTCTGCTTTGACCTATTGGTGAATTCTTTCCACCCTATCGTTTTTATATACAGAGCTGtggatgcttggaatgcattgccagaggttaGTGATATTTATAGGACTCAGACAGGctcatgaatgtaagaaaaatagagggttacgggtatGAGGGACGGAAGGTATATTGTTATTTGtggaggtcagcacaacattgtgggttaaagggcctgtagtgtgctgtaatgttctatcttctATTTGAGCCTGTGATGGCTCAATCAAAACCTTTGACTCCTGTGTCCTCACTGCTGTGATAGATGTGAAGTCATTCAAccccttgaacctcttctttcaTTCCCTGAAACGATTGCCTTAATCCCCTGTTTTGCTTGTCAACTCCCCTCTTTCCTTGGCTGAACCCTAGTGCTGTATGGAGACTTCCTCATTACCACTACCCTTGGTTTTGATTTTAATCCCACCCCAAACTCAACCTGGCTGGATTTGTCCCTTTGTCCCACCAGGTGAAAGTTGTGCAGTTTTCCCTGTTCATTCCATGTATCACCTAGAGTTCCTCCCACTGTGATGAAAGTGACTGCCACCCTCTCTCTCATTCATGTGGTACACAATGGTAGCCCAGACCTTTGTTAAGCAGGAATGAaactcccctccccctgccacaGGGGTAGTGAGCAGCAGTCTCTGTCTCTCCAAAATTATGGGGGCTTCTCTCCTAGACACAGGCTATGATTTGTATTCTCATTCCCAGTCGAAAGGTAGAGAGTGACCACTCTGGCAGAGAGGttagaacccccccccccggcccctctATATTGACTTTGGGACCCCTCAACCCTACAGGATTCCAGGGTATAATAGTATGTTGTGCCTGTGTCGACCAGCGCTGGGTATTTCCCTTTTCTCAGTGGACAGCCACTGGAATAAATGGCCTCAGGTCACCAGTTGGGACAGGACCACTGAACGGATCCGCTGGGGTCCCTGGCCTTCATCCCATGGAGCAGAGACTGCATTGTTCCAGACAGTGGGGGAGGTCTGGTGTGACAGGGTGCTTTTGTTGGCCAGCTCCTATTGTATCAGGGAGTTTATCTCAGCCCTGAGGGCGGCAGGGGCCACCTTAGGCAGTCGAGGAGCAGAAGGCTGCATGGTGGGAGGCGTGGTGGACAGAGTGGTGAGTGGTGCGGGTTTTTGTGGGTTATGTTCACATTATTCCTGCCACACAGCAAACATGGCAGCAGTGGGAATGTTACTTAAACAGGCACGATCCACTGCTGCATATACTAGGGGATGGTACAAATCCTTACCATGTTATTCCTGTTTTTCCCCATATTTTGGCTCTGCCCAGCGAACCTATGCAAGGATCCCTTTTGTGGTTGTTCTAAGTACTCCAGCCCTTCCTGCAGGGCAATGGCTTCACAAACCATACTTACTCTCACTTGCTGTTCCCATCAAAGGCAAGCCACCCCTCTGAGGTTGGGATGGACACTGGTGACTAAGTCAAGGCAGGGGTTACCCTGATGTCCTCGAGGAGGTTGCACCCAGGAGCTCTGCCATAGAGGCTAGTGATAAGGGCCCATTCCCTGATGACACTTGTGCCCTTGCTAATTGTATGCCACTGCAGTTGGCATATCAGGTCCCAATCCAACAATGTGGCCGACCTGGCCTGCACCGCAGCTACTACCTGATCCCACAACATGCTTTCCTCTATGATCTCTTCAGGACGCACCCACAGGGAGTTATTGATGGAGTTCTGTGTGGACAGGCTACCCAAAGTGCTAGCTTCTAGGTGGGCATCCCACAACCAGACTAGCCAGGTGACTGGGTGCTCACCTGACCGCTGGCGGTTACTATCAGCTAGTGCAGTCAATTCCTTGGCAGGATACTCCTATAATCTCGCACTGGCCCCTCTCCCGTTCGCTCGAACCCTCAATATAGTGCTGGTACTGCGTGGCCACCGGCCGGGCTTGCAAGGTCTCCAGGATGTAGGGCGGGGGAATGCACACAATTAGACTCTGCCTCAGCAAAGTTATTATTGTCCAACCATGCATCACTCTCCCTCCCCGCATATAATGGTCGCCCTGACCTTAACCAGGTCAACCTACCAGCTAGATTGATGGGCTGCCTGAAGCTGCTGCACTTTGATAGCTTGCAAGCAGCTTCGATGTACTCTTCTATGTGGTTTTTGCATGTCCTAACAGTGTCCAGTGCATCCTGAGGACCCATGCTCAATAGTCATGGATCTATCTGTTCTGCGCTGCCTGTTTAATCCTGCCATGATATCCTGGTGTCTCAATAGGGATATTAGTAGCCATAGAGCTTGCCCACTACTCTCCCTAGTCCCAGGAAACCCCAGTTCCTCCAGAAGGGAGACTACATGGTATCCTACTGCCCGTGCAGGTCCAACCTGTCTACCCAATCGACTGGcatgtccacacacacacccacacttccACTCTAACATGGTTAAAGCTCCACATGTGTTCACTCGTAACTCCTTGAACCCTACTCACAGTGCCAGTTTTGTTGAGAAAGTgccaggtttggtgggttcaaagagagacAAGTTTGGAGACAAGAATTTGCAATCAAAGGTAACTATTATCACAACAATTGATGAGAGAttcaatttataagggagtgtgggaaccaaCCGTAATGGGGAAACAAAACGGGGAAGAACATTAGTACACAAGTATCAATTTACACAGGCGATGCAGACATTCACATCCTAGGGGTTAAACACCCTTCCAGACCCTTGACTAAGGGGAGGTGGATCTGCTACTACTTTACCTACAGGGGTATTTGCACAACCTCAGACCCcgatcagtttttttaaaataattttttatttttcatactatgaacatatcaaccaaaatatgtacaaatatttctcattaaatttatacagtggtcttttctcccttttttttccccctttcccaccctcccctctacccacccccctccaaaacccataaatattcaacatatagaatacaataaaacaatattttcacacaaaggaaaataaacaagaaaaatgcatcatctatttattacacactgaatctagttttgtcttatcattttcattctcattttaggggatggaggtcataggcaagctctctctgatatggtccatgtatggttcccaaatttgctcaaacattgtgactttatttttttaaattgtatgttattttttccaatggaatacatttattcattttcatttcctgcattgatttaaccataaattaggctactttattcttttgtccagttttttccaacattgggtccaaatgaaggttaaaatccccctcctatcaatatatttccttgtgtgtctgcaatcttcaaagaaaatcctgcataaacttttgatcctcctcgttaggcgtatatatattgaacaaattccaaaattctgagtatatctgacactttatcattacatacctccctgcccaatctattatttcctcctcctattttgattggtacatttttgttaactagtatggctacacctctagcttttgagttaaagGATGTTGCCATTATGTGTCCTACCAAGTCTCTGTTTagtttatgttccgcttcagttagatgcgtttcctgcacaaatgctatatctattttcctTCTTcgataaatttagtagcctcttttaatttggttgtgttccattaatgtttatagtcatatagttcaacatggccatcttacatCTTGCATATGCCTCTTTTCCACCACTTCGCCACCTTCATCCTCCTttaccccattttcatttcttagttttctcttattacacttaatgtacgacaacacatttaagacataaagttcCCCTGCAGTTCCCACTTCCACTAATATCTTAACCCCAAAGgtttacccccccccctctctctgagttgccccataccccttgccaggcaaccacaacttcccttttcatttggattacgatcttgttcgcagcatcaACAGATTTTGCAGTGAAGGTTATTCcccttctccagaaaacactttaacacttataacaaagctctctttttttcccgaccttactcccttccttcccttctcttttccctctttagttctttacatatacattgtttttacatctttatatatactttactgccattcttcattcttgttatatctcttcatctcctgtcctgcaaatgttctgcgaattcttgcgctttctctggatctgagaacagtctgttttgctccctgggtataaatattttaagcactgatgaatgtcttaatatgaatttgtaaccttttttccataaagttgattcgctatattaaattccttcctcctctttaagagttcaaaacttatgtctgggtgaaaaaaatattttttgacccttgtattccaatggtttattatcgtctctaattttattccttgcctgttccagtatattttctcttgtgtatctcaaaaattttactaagatggatcttggtttttgatgtgtctgtggtttcggagctaatgctctgtgtgccctttctatttccatttcttcctgcatttctgttgttcccaggaccttcgggatccatccttttataaattccttcatgtctgtgccttcttcaccctccttcaggcccactatttttatgttgttttgcctactataattttgcaacatatcaattttctgagataacaactcttgtgtctctttaatttttttgtcactttcttccaatttttctattaagtcatttacttccatttctatagccatttcctgctcttccacattctcttctcttttccctatttctgtcattaccagttctaacctttgcattttatcttctgttcttttaattggattaaactctaatgaaaaccattcttttagtgacctCATTGTTCTTCAAAAAggactatctatattctgttcatcagttttaccttttat contains the following coding sequences:
- the LOC138741140 gene encoding zinc finger protein 229-like isoform X1; protein product: MEGHMTSDIADKTLQSGVCSEVGLSVDLLETHHCAHTGESLFPCSECGEGFASSDALLQHQCVPTRGSSFICSDCGKSFQTSKDLEKHGCVPPGESLFTCRVCGKGFTQSSSLLQHQSIHSVEKRFKCCMCGKGFSQSSHLLQHQRIHSKEKPFTCSVCGKGFSQFSRLQIHQRVHTGEKPFTCSLCGIRFTESSNLLRHRRVHTGERPFTCSLCGKGFSRSSHLLRHQIIHTGEKPFTCSLCGKGFSQSSGLRVHQRIHTGEKPFTCSTCGKGFSRYLHLQQHQRIHTGEKPFTCSLCGKGFSQPSSVRAHQRVHTGEKPFTCSTCGKGFSRSSYLRQHQSIHTGEELFTCSLCGKGFSQSSSLWAHQQVHTGERLSPCLGRGSLSLRPAGTKREKLKSERGRGLRRSERLATMRQRI